The genomic interval CCACCAAAGCATcgacaatgggcatgtgagcatcagaacttgagcatggagcaatggaagaaggcgcCTAGCTGATGAATCATGTGTTACATCATGAGGACGGTCAGGTGcgtgtgcgtcacttacctgaggaagggatggcaccaggatgcattgtgggaagaagacaagccggcagaggcagtgtgataatctgggcaatgttctgctaggaaaccttgggtcctggaatacatgtggatgtgacacggaccacctacctaaacattgctgcagaccaagtGCACCCCTTCATGGTTATGGTATTCCAACATGACAGTGCCCACAAGCATTGTTAAGGAATGGTTAGGAGAACATGCCATAAAGTTCAAGATGTTGACGTGGCCCCTAAATTTCCCAGATCATATCTGATCAAACATCAGTGGGATATGCTGGACAAGCAAGTCAGaaccatggaggccgcacctcacaacttacagatcTTAAAGGATCTACTGCTAAGACCTCGGTGCCAGATCCCACAGGAACGTCTAGAGGTCTTATGTAGTCTATGCTTTGATGGGTCATAgctggttttttttggggggggggtctacaCAATAtcgggcaggtggttttaatgttatgtattTATTCAAGCACACAGCATTCTACCAAAGCAATATAAAAACAGAATCAATTCACCATAAAAAAGTAAAGGGAGTTTTTTTAGCAACAGGGAAGGGATGGGGGTGCAgtttatgatttaaaaaaaaaagccaacctTAACACAGGTGACGGATTGAGGTGATGGATGGAGCCAGGAAAGGAGCTACAGGAGTCGGCATACCCTGTTACAGATATATTTCAAATGGGCCAGTTGGGTCTTCATTAAGAGCTGCATATATGTTGAGGGGATGGAGGTGGAGGGAAATGAGGAGTATGTATTATAAATATGAAAGCTAGGGATTGGTAAGGAAGGGGGAGACAGAAGGTTACTCAATAAATAATTGTCTCTCCAACATCTATTATGGCAAACTTTAGGGAGTGCGTGTGGTGGGGGTAGATTCTGAAACTTTTGTTGTGGGTACCAGCTGATTCCAGACACTTATACAGTCCAGTAGATATAAAACTCTTCCTAGAAGACATGTTTAATCTTATAGAAAGCTTCCTTAAAGTCTTTGTTCCTCAGAGTGTATATAATAGGGTTAAGCATTGGGGTCACCACAGTATAACTCAGAGACAAGATCTTACTCAGGATCAGGGATTGTCCTCTTGGTGGAAACATATAAACAATGATTAATGTCCCATAAAATAAGGAAACTACAatgaggtgggagctacaggtggagaaggctttatGTCTTCCGGTATTGGATGGGATCTTCAGGATGGTGTTGACAATGTACACATAGGACATCACAATTATTATAAAAGGTCCCATGACAATAAAATATCCCAATATAAAAATCTGTTTATGAATGATGGATGTATCAGAGCAGGAGAGCTGCAGTATAGGTTCTAAGTCACAATAGAAGTGGTCAATAACATGTGGTCCACAGAAATGTAAATTATAAAAAGAAATTACGTCGATCAACATCACCATAAAACTAACCAACCAAGTCACAATTACTGATGTCACACaaaatacatgattcatgatggaGTTATAACGGAGGGGGTTACAGATGGCCAGATATCGATCATAAGACATGAGTGAGAGTAGAAGACATTCAGATGAATCTGAGATGACAAACAATGAAAGCTGGATGATGCAGCCGATGAGAGTCATAGTACTCCCTCCATACAGTACAGTGAGAAGAAGAGTGGGGACAATATCTGTGGTCACCAGGATGTCACACAATGATAACTGTGTAATGAAGAAGTACATGGGAGACTGGAGGTTTCTACTCACTAAATATAAGATCACGATAAGAAGGTTTCCTATAATTGTCCACAGTAAATAATAACAAGTAGTGAGAAGAACAGGGTTTGAAAGTTTTGAAGATTTGAGAATCCCAGAAGAAAaagtgaactaaaattatttgcaagTATTGCCTGGAGAAAGCATAAGTAATTGCAGAACAATTCAGTAGTGAATCAcgcaacattttttttgtaattttcaagTAGGAATCTTTGTTATGATgatttagaattaaaaaaaaaataattatatatatatatatataatatatatatatgtatatatatgtatatatatatatatatatatatatatatatatataaatgaatattcAAATGAACTGCACACGCAGTTATTCATTGACAGATATAATTTTATCAAAGattaatgtttttattatatttattaattttctattttttctgcTGAGCTGAAAATGCTTCCTAAATGTGTTATTTATGTTTcactgattaaaaaatatatataaatatttatataaatttcctattaaaaataaaagaaaaatgaaattcagCTCTGATTGTCTTGAAAATTAGTGCTCACCTCGTCTTTTTTTTGGAGATTCTCCATATTTGTGTCCATTTCAAATAATATTCAGTCTTATAATATTAGAATAAGGGATTGAAAACAAGGACATATTAATATGACTGTAGACAGTCCAgacattttataatatatctaaATCCGGTGATTTTGTAGCCGCATTTATAGAGAGTCTGATACCTGATCGAGTCCACAGAGAACTACAACCATCCCCTGAGCTCCCATGAAATCATTTTCTATTGAGATCAAATCTTCATTAAGTTTTTTTATAATTGACATCATATTTCAGAATATAAATTATAATAGAAcaatttaaaataattaaacacTATATGGCTAAAATATGTTTTTCATCATTTTCAAAATTTGAACACTTGACCATCACACTTGtagtatatgagcttgttggacagccCATTTATAAACCATGGTTGGTATTATGGAGTTGGACCCCTTTTTTTGTCTACAACAGTCTCCActgttctgggaagactttccacaagattttggaatgtttgtgggaatttttgcccatttaggCAATGTATTATtttgaggtcaggcactgatttTGGGGGAGAAGGTCTGACTCCCAATCATCATTCCAATTCATCCCATAGGTGTTGaatggggttaaggtcagggctctTTGCAAACACTCGAgtttctccacaccaaactcacccatctacaccgtgttccaaattattatgcaaatgttatttttcgctgattttcctaaatagtcgatgcaaatgacagtcagcatattcttcaagccatcaaccgttggagtataatgcatattatattattaaccaaatctcctaatgatcacagatttttttttagaagtaaaaatctcaaaatgcactgtttcacattattatgcacaacagagatcaaaacattttaaaggttgtaaagagaactaaaatggtaatttgttgaatttgcagcatcaggaggtcatatatacagaaatcaaaatctcttttaataaaaaaaaaacttagcaggccaagttacatgttaacataggaccccttctttgatatcaccttcacaattcttgcatccattgaatttgtgagtatttggacagtttctgcttgaatatctttgcaggatgtcagaatagcctcccagagctcctgttttgatgtgaactgcctcccaccctcatagatatttttttcttgaggatgctccaaaggttctcaatagggttgaggtcaggggaacatgggggccacaacatgagtttctctccttttatgcccatagcagccaatgaaacagaggtattctttgcagcatgagatggtgcattgtcatgcatgaagataattttgctacggaaggcacggttcttctttttgtaccacgaaagaaagtggtcagtcataaactctacgtactttgcagaggtaattttcacaccgtcagggaccctaaaggggcctaccagctctctccccatgattccagcccaaaacatgactgtgCCACctacttgctgacgtcgcagccatctggaccatccagggttgcacggcactcatcagtaaacaacacggtttgaaaattagtcttcatgtatttctgagcccactgcaacagtttctgcttgtgagcattgtttaggggtggccgaataatagctttatacacacttgcaaacctctggaggatcctacaccttgaggttcgcgggactccagaggcaccagcggcttcaaatacctgtttgctgctttgcaatggcattttagcagctgctctccaaatcctattaatttgtctggcagaaaccttcctcattatgcctttatctgaactaacccgtatgtgctctgaatcagccacaaatcttttcacagtacgataatcacgcttaagttttcttgaaatatacaatgttttcataccttgtccaaggtattgcactatttcacgctttccggcagcagagagatcctttttctttcccatattgcttgaaacctgtggcctgcttaataatgtggaacgtccttcttaagtagttttcctttgattgggcacacctggcaaactaattatcacaggtgtctgaaattgattacaatgatccaaagagccctaagacacaataccatccatgagtttcattgaaaaactaataattaaatgtttatgacacttaaatccaatgtgcataataatttggaacacggtgtatgtctTTACAGAGCTTGCATCGTGCACAGAGGCaaagtcatgctggaacaaaaaagggctgaacccaaactgttcccacaaagttggaagttacaattgtgtaaaatgtctttgtatgacgCAGCATTGACATTACATTTCGCTGAAAATAAGggaccaacccctgaaaaacagccccagatcattacccctcctccaccaaatgtaACAGAAAGCACTTTGCCTTCTGATTGGTGGCATTCTAGTGGCATTCGCCAAACTCAGATTCCTCAATCAGAGTCTCAGATAGTGAGATGTGATTACTTCAGAGAacacactgctccagagtccagtgacggcgtgcttcacaccactccatccgacattTAGCATTGTGCAtgctgatcttaggcttgtgggcAGCAACCATTAAAAACAATTTCATGAAGCTCCGCATGCaaggttcttgtgctgatgtcacctcTAGAGGCCGTGTGAATCTCTGCAGTGCGTGAGGCTAGGTGATTTTTACATGCCGCGTACCTCAGCACTTGGCGGCCCTGCTCTGTGAGTTTGCCTGGTCTACCACTTCATGAGCTGTTGTTACTTTGAGATGATGCCACTTCTCattaatagcacttacagatgaccggggcaAATCTAACAGATAATGATAACAATTACAGATGACCGGAGCAGATAACTGTCATCTGATAGCTCCACACAGTAGTATAACAGTGTGCTGTATAGATACTTGTGATCGATGGTCTAAagctccaacaagggagaaaaaatgagatagtgcactaccttttggaaaaATGTGAACTCCACgtgtttattccatacttacaagacAGACATAGAATAAGAGCATAAGAAAATCTCTTGCGGCACGCCAAATTCTGGGTttggcccttccggcttcctctggggcatgtcatgtaagtatggaataaacacGTAGAGTTTGCACttttccaaaaggtagtgcactatctccttttttctcccttgttggagatgtAGACCATCGATCACAAGTATTTATACAGCACGCTGTTATACTACTGTGTGGAACTACAAGAACCAGCAATACAGAGATACACACCGGTGGAAGTTGGGATTTTCTTTTTTGCAATTAAGCTGGGGGAAAGgagaacccttgatggacacttcagactttatgtttgcaaccgtctgagcggtaaagttTATCGATTTATTCCTGTTtcttgtggtgttgaggatttcaccctCTTTTACGAATCGGACCGGTTTAGTCCAAACCTACCTGTGGCGGTCCCTGGTGAGTAAAAATAGAATCAATTATACGCTGCACCTCACTTTAATCAGCACCAGACCAGTTGCAGTGTATGTTCCATTGTTTCAAGGCACGCCGGCCTAGCACCCTGCAGATCTGTAATCTGTGGGTAAACCTTGCAGCAAATGTGGAGATTAAACATTACACAGTGTCTATTCCCATCAATATGTGCAATATTGGACAggacctccagagcaagagacactcttcacttttgttttttcctccccacattccaaaagccataacatttttatttttacatcaatattgccatatgagggcttgtttttttgcagggcgagttgtAGATATTCAcaacaccattttttgtaccatataatgtagtgagaaaagagaaaaaaattatatgtggggtggaataggaaaaaaacagtgattcctcaatcttttgggtggttttatttttatggcgttcactgtgtggtaaaaacggcatgttaactttattctgcgggtcaatacgattacagcgataccaaatttatatagttttctttatgttttactacctttacaagtaaaaaactgattgttgaaaataaaatgtgagttttgtcgctatattctgagagccataacggtcttaaagggccagcgcacgcacttaTTAAATGTTTCCTAACCTATcccctgatcaccctggactataaaaagggcactgcccttcccctccttgcctgagcgttgttgtctacccatgctcgtattgcaaatggtcccttagttgttatcctgctcccagtgttcccgtatgccATACCTGTATCATGTTGCTGTATTTTCTCCTGTAGCCTTTAGTGGGAGTtgtgtgtgtcatctgccacgtctgctgtgatCTGCCACACCTGGTGCCttataccacgtctggtatcatctggcaCCCCCAGATTGTGACATAATGGCATTGTCACCCAGACATCAACTGTAATTAAAAAGTTCAAGAAGTCTCTACAAGTAGGAGATCAGAAACTTATCTTACTTGACAGGGAATATGAGAGTCCTGTGGGCATGAACTTAAAAGGaaaataatgtttattttttaatttttgactcTCTAAACGTAGCTTTAACTTTAATCACAACTTATTATTTATGCTTTAGTTATATTACTCATAACCGTCCATCTGATTTTATGCAACAATGTTCATGTATTTACTATTCATCACTTACATTGTTCTCTTTTTTATGTGTTTAACATGATGTAACACTGCATTCTAATAGAGGGCTTGATAAGGGCCATATGTGTCTCATGAATTAGcattttatttgtgatgacaTATATGACATAGGTAACGTGATTTCCAACGATCTGATGTTGATTGGTTATAGATAATTTACATATGTGATGTATTTGCAGGACATGTGCTATGAGTAAGAAATGcttaaagtgaccctccagtctccacaaaaaaataaaccaaaaatagTAGACCGATTTTTAACTTACCTAGTGTCCATCCCGTTGGGTCTTCTATCTCCGTTGCCTCGTTCTCGGTCCCCGTTGTCTTCCATCCAACATGGCTGCCGCAGTCTTAGACTTGCATAGGGAGCGTAGTCTGGGCAATGGGCACTTTAAAGAATCATGTTTTCTAGCAACTTTGTATAGTGGATTTTAGTGTTTTTTTCGAGAAAGTATGAATCTCGTTCTCCAAGTGCGGGACTGATCTTTTGGCTTAGCTGACAAATAAACAGatctagtagaaaaaaaaataatacctcAGGTGCCCAAGCACATAAGACAAAACTTGGCCAaatatctaatgtatatggtgCCAGCCAAATTTCTCTGACGGCAGGTGTAGGGGAAAAGAAGCATCAGACATACTGGATTGCAGCATGTGTGGCACATTCTCTTCTCTTAATTAAACAAAACGGCATGCTCGGCCGAATTTATAAATAAGCATATTCTCAATTTTCAAGTAATGCACAAGGGGAAGTCACTTAGCTATTTTTCTGTGACATATATAGTGTCACTATGGGTAGTGGTATGCCATTCTATTTTTGATTATTATTAAATGTCCCATATATATTTTTGGGTTACCTCTGCAT from Rhinoderma darwinii isolate aRhiDar2 chromosome 3, aRhiDar2.hap1, whole genome shotgun sequence carries:
- the LOC142750687 gene encoding olfactory receptor 5V1-like, whose amino-acid sequence is MYFFITQLSLCDILVTTDIVPTLLLTVLYGGSTMTLIGCIIQLSLFVISDSSECLLLSLMSYDRYLAICNPLRYNSIMNHVFCVTSVIVTWLVSFMVMLIDVISFYNLHFCGPHVIDHFYCDLEPILQLSCSDTSIIHKQIFILGYFIVMGPFIIIVMSYVYIVNTILKIPSNTGRHKAFSTCSSHLIVVSLFYGTLIIVYMFPPRGQSLILSKILSLSYTVVTPMLNPIIYTLRNKDFKEAFYKIKHVF